A window of Corallococcus macrosporus DSM 14697 contains these coding sequences:
- a CDS encoding superoxide dismutase family protein has translation MKIRALLTAAALTAALPALAQENAGTPPAKGTAPATDKKTPPKHQTAKAQVKDSQGKDVGDITLEQTKQGILIKGKLSNLPPGQHAFHIHEVGKCEAPGFTTAGGHFNPTKKAHGLLAPKGKHHGDLPNLYVAKDGTVQFDIFSQNGLTVKSLFDKDGSAVVIHAQEDDYHTDPTGDAGGRIACGVVEKT, from the coding sequence ATGAAGATTCGAGCCCTGCTCACCGCCGCCGCACTGACCGCCGCCCTCCCCGCCCTGGCTCAGGAGAACGCGGGCACGCCGCCGGCCAAGGGCACCGCGCCGGCGACGGACAAGAAGACGCCGCCCAAGCACCAGACGGCCAAGGCCCAGGTGAAGGACTCCCAGGGCAAGGACGTGGGCGACATCACCCTGGAGCAGACCAAGCAGGGCATCCTCATCAAGGGCAAGCTGAGCAACCTGCCGCCGGGCCAGCACGCCTTCCACATCCACGAGGTGGGCAAGTGCGAGGCGCCCGGCTTCACCACGGCGGGCGGCCACTTCAACCCCACGAAGAAGGCCCACGGCCTGCTGGCGCCCAAGGGCAAGCACCACGGCGACCTGCCCAACCTCTACGTGGCGAAGGACGGCACGGTGCAGTTCGACATCTTTTCGCAGAACGGCCTCACCGTGAAGTCGCTGTTCGACAAGGACGGCTCCGCGGTGGTCATCCACGCCCAGGAGGACGACTACCACACCGACCCGACGGGCGACGCCGGTGGCCGCATCGCCTGCGGCGTGGTGGAGAAGACGTAG
- a CDS encoding HsdM family class I SAM-dependent methyltransferase translates to MPRTAHRPLEVDEEKLVLQFPSLDRKAVGAFFTPAPLAERTLALALRHVGEGPLTVVDPSCGAGAFLTAASRLRPGVRLCGLELDPEVARLCQARVPEAHVHAGDALRDGLAPVLATTPPDHMELWVGNPPYNGTSSVLKDPGTYARLRALLPLALMPGTSLRDDFAFFLLVAAHRLATRPGALAFITPASFLDAFMYAPLRQSLLETLSLREVVDLGPGAFAGTQVRTCITVWSSLPGPHPAPRFERRGMGQHFTPEAPEWRLAPTAPEASALDARWRQSGEPLTRLVPVSLPGVKTRFDELLVDADPERLLTRVRDFAATPEDALPEFAKAHGLPDDLMPKLRALKAGPPLEVDASYVRPFYRYGGARHRGSVPPEARAYCYLDRRLVPRGDHRLRGPYDPHLGAVKLLFNVRELPLSAALLEDEGCVHDHRHARFAPLYVPQRLRDEGLGLTRSVKSRDELGPLVPNLSPRGLEWAERLGGPLPAFRALVRFLNSPEVQGIWAPAFGASRVVPVPLTDE, encoded by the coding sequence ATGCCTCGCACCGCGCATAGGCCGCTGGAAGTGGATGAGGAGAAGCTCGTCCTTCAATTCCCCAGCCTGGACCGCAAGGCCGTGGGTGCGTTCTTCACGCCAGCGCCGCTGGCGGAACGCACACTGGCGCTCGCGCTCCGGCACGTGGGCGAAGGGCCCCTCACGGTGGTGGACCCCTCGTGCGGCGCGGGAGCGTTCCTCACCGCCGCCTCCCGGCTGAGACCCGGCGTCCGGCTCTGCGGTCTGGAGCTGGACCCCGAGGTCGCACGCCTCTGCCAGGCCCGCGTCCCGGAGGCCCACGTGCACGCCGGGGACGCCCTGCGAGACGGCCTGGCCCCGGTGCTCGCCACCACGCCCCCGGACCACATGGAGCTGTGGGTGGGCAACCCGCCCTACAACGGCACCTCGTCCGTGCTCAAGGACCCGGGCACCTACGCCCGGCTGCGCGCCCTGCTCCCGCTGGCGCTGATGCCCGGCACCAGCCTGCGCGACGACTTCGCCTTCTTCCTCCTCGTCGCCGCGCACCGGCTGGCCACCCGGCCCGGCGCGCTCGCCTTCATCACCCCGGCGAGCTTCCTCGACGCCTTCATGTACGCGCCGCTGCGCCAGTCGCTCCTGGAGACGCTCTCCCTGCGCGAGGTGGTGGACCTGGGCCCGGGCGCCTTCGCCGGCACCCAGGTGCGGACCTGCATCACCGTATGGAGTTCCCTCCCCGGCCCCCACCCCGCCCCGCGCTTCGAGCGGCGCGGCATGGGCCAGCACTTCACCCCCGAGGCCCCCGAGTGGCGGCTCGCCCCCACCGCGCCCGAGGCCTCCGCCCTGGACGCCCGCTGGCGACAGAGCGGCGAGCCCCTGACGCGGCTCGTCCCCGTCAGCCTGCCCGGCGTCAAGACACGCTTCGACGAGCTGCTGGTGGACGCCGACCCGGAGCGGCTCCTCACCCGCGTGAGGGACTTCGCGGCCACGCCCGAGGACGCCCTGCCCGAGTTCGCCAAGGCCCACGGCCTGCCCGACGACTTGATGCCCAAGCTGCGTGCGCTGAAGGCCGGCCCGCCGCTGGAGGTGGACGCGAGCTACGTGCGGCCCTTCTACCGCTATGGCGGCGCGCGCCACCGCGGCAGCGTGCCCCCCGAGGCCCGCGCGTACTGCTACCTGGACCGGCGGCTCGTCCCCCGCGGGGACCACCGGCTGCGCGGGCCCTATGACCCGCACCTGGGCGCGGTGAAGCTGCTCTTCAACGTGCGCGAGCTGCCCCTGTCGGCCGCGCTGCTGGAGGACGAGGGCTGTGTCCACGACCACCGCCACGCGCGCTTCGCTCCGCTCTACGTCCCGCAGCGCCTGCGCGACGAGGGCCTGGGCCTCACCCGCTCCGTGAAGAGTCGCGACGAGCTGGGCCCCCTGGTGCCCAACCTCTCCCCCAGGGGATTGGAATGGGCCGAACGCCTGGGCGGCCCCCTGCCCGCCTTCCGGGCCCTGGTGCGCTTCCTCAACAGCCCGGAGGTCCAGGGCATCTGGGCCCCCGCCTTCGGCGCCTCCCGTGTCGTGCCCGTGCCGCTCACCGATGAGTGA
- a CDS encoding Spy/CpxP family protein refolding chaperone produces the protein MMKRFAVVGSALLAVALLSGFALRGGPRWGKDPERVKQFVTWKLDDKLDTLDATQAQRQSIHAVKDRLFADGMQLMKEHHAVREEAFQQLASDTPDRQRLHALVDARIEAMRAFAHKATDAALEVHGTLTPRQRQELAERYREHVSP, from the coding sequence ATGATGAAGCGGTTCGCCGTGGTCGGTTCCGCGCTGCTCGCCGTCGCCCTGCTCAGCGGCTTCGCGCTGCGTGGCGGCCCCCGCTGGGGCAAGGACCCGGAGCGCGTGAAGCAGTTTGTCACGTGGAAGCTCGACGACAAGCTGGACACCCTGGACGCCACCCAGGCGCAGCGCCAGTCCATCCACGCCGTGAAGGACCGGCTGTTCGCCGACGGCATGCAGTTGATGAAGGAGCACCACGCGGTGCGCGAGGAGGCCTTCCAGCAGCTCGCGTCGGACACGCCGGACCGGCAGCGGCTCCACGCCCTGGTGGACGCGCGCATCGAGGCCATGCGCGCCTTCGCTCACAAGGCGACAGACGCCGCCCTGGAGGTCCACGGCACGTTGACGCCGCGGCAGCGCCAGGAGCTGGCCGAGCGGTACCGCGAGCACGTCAGCCCCTGA
- a CDS encoding NAD-dependent epimerase/dehydratase family protein: MRAFVTGGSGFVGRNLLAALKVRGTPARALARSTASMTAVTEAGAEPFEGDLSDVERLKAGMEGCDTVFHAAALVKGWGARSEFFETNVRGTERVLEAARAAGVKRLVHVSTEAVLADGSPLVGVDETMPLPERPIGDYPSTKGEAERRVLSVNAPDFVTVAVRPRFVWGAGDTSLLPQFLEAVRAGRFRWFSGGRYLTSTCHVANCVEGMLLAAEKGRGGEAYFLTDGAPVEFRRFITDMLATQGVDAGQRTLPYGVAATVATVGDLLWGTLGLGGRPPLTRAEVLLMGREVTVRDDKARGELGYEGRRSREEGLRELKAEHRSTASRML, from the coding sequence ATGCGGGCATTCGTCACCGGCGGTTCAGGCTTCGTGGGCAGGAACCTCCTCGCCGCGCTGAAGGTGCGGGGGACGCCCGCCCGTGCGCTGGCGCGCTCCACCGCGTCCATGACCGCGGTGACGGAGGCTGGCGCGGAGCCCTTCGAAGGCGACCTGTCGGACGTGGAGCGGCTCAAGGCGGGCATGGAGGGCTGTGACACCGTCTTCCACGCCGCCGCGCTGGTGAAGGGCTGGGGCGCGCGCAGCGAGTTCTTCGAGACGAACGTGCGCGGCACCGAACGGGTGCTGGAGGCGGCGCGCGCCGCGGGCGTCAAGCGGCTGGTCCACGTCAGCACGGAGGCGGTGCTGGCGGATGGCTCGCCGCTGGTGGGCGTGGACGAGACGATGCCCCTGCCCGAGCGCCCCATCGGCGACTACCCCTCCACCAAGGGCGAGGCGGAGCGGCGGGTGCTGAGCGTGAATGCCCCGGACTTCGTCACCGTGGCCGTGCGGCCCCGCTTCGTGTGGGGCGCGGGCGACACGTCGCTGCTCCCGCAGTTCCTGGAGGCGGTGCGGGCGGGGCGCTTCCGGTGGTTCAGCGGTGGCCGCTACCTGACGTCCACCTGCCACGTGGCCAACTGCGTGGAGGGCATGCTGCTGGCGGCGGAGAAGGGGCGCGGCGGCGAGGCGTACTTCCTCACCGACGGAGCGCCCGTGGAGTTCCGGCGCTTCATCACCGACATGCTCGCCACGCAGGGCGTGGACGCGGGCCAGCGCACCCTGCCGTACGGCGTGGCCGCGACGGTGGCCACGGTGGGGGACCTGCTGTGGGGCACCCTGGGCCTGGGCGGCCGCCCGCCGCTCACCCGCGCCGAGGTGCTGCTCATGGGGCGGGAGGTGACGGTGCGGGATGACAAGGCCCGCGGGGAGCTGGGTTACGAGGGCCGCCGCTCCCGAGAAGAAGGCCTCCGGGAGCTGAAGGCGGAGCACCGGAGCACGGCGTCGCGTATGCTCTGA
- a CDS encoding substrate-binding domain-containing protein has product MKPAVLIIIGVLTALGGALYLSARRASEREGGAARPAAPAPVSTRAVRTEITFLYSTEKKAWVEAAAADFQKAHPHIRVNLVGRGSLEAAQGILEGRERPTVWSPADSAVLRMLESDWATDAARAPLFAAAGEAAPRPLVKTPLVFVAWEGRAEVLQRASGGGPVSWKVLHGAVASDQGWPAVGGQPEWGFVKLGHTDPTRSNSGLQALLLASLEFHGKQSGLTVADLLEPRFQTWLSQLERGAGRFPQSTGTLMADMVRFGPSRYDIAVVYENLAIAQLSQPPGNWGALKVLYPTLTSWSDHPAAVLEGDWVLPRQREAALEWLRYLHSRPVQQRALAFGFRPADASVPLTSPEENNPFHPLSAHGIQAEVPPGAEVPEGSVVRNLLTLWSRRVGSARSP; this is encoded by the coding sequence ATGAAGCCCGCGGTCCTCATCATCATCGGAGTGCTCACGGCGTTGGGTGGAGCCCTCTACCTGTCCGCGCGGCGAGCCTCCGAACGCGAGGGGGGCGCGGCGCGCCCCGCGGCGCCGGCGCCCGTCTCCACGCGCGCGGTGCGGACGGAGATCACCTTCCTCTACAGCACGGAGAAGAAGGCGTGGGTGGAGGCGGCGGCGGCGGACTTCCAGAAGGCGCATCCGCACATCCGGGTGAACCTGGTGGGCCGGGGCTCGCTGGAGGCGGCGCAGGGCATCCTCGAAGGCCGTGAGCGGCCCACGGTGTGGAGCCCCGCGGACAGCGCGGTGCTGCGGATGTTGGAGTCGGACTGGGCCACGGATGCCGCGCGTGCGCCGCTGTTCGCCGCGGCGGGCGAGGCGGCGCCGCGGCCCCTGGTGAAGACGCCGCTGGTGTTCGTGGCGTGGGAGGGCCGGGCGGAGGTGCTCCAGCGCGCCAGCGGCGGGGGCCCGGTGTCCTGGAAGGTCCTCCACGGCGCGGTGGCCAGCGACCAGGGCTGGCCGGCGGTGGGCGGTCAGCCGGAGTGGGGCTTCGTGAAGCTGGGCCACACGGACCCCACGCGCTCCAACTCCGGGCTCCAGGCGCTGCTGCTGGCGTCGCTGGAGTTCCATGGCAAGCAAAGCGGGTTGACGGTGGCGGACCTGCTGGAGCCCCGGTTCCAGACGTGGCTCAGCCAGTTGGAGCGGGGCGCGGGACGCTTCCCTCAATCCACCGGCACGCTGATGGCGGACATGGTCCGCTTCGGCCCGTCCCGCTACGACATCGCGGTGGTGTACGAGAACCTGGCCATCGCCCAGCTCTCCCAGCCGCCGGGCAACTGGGGGGCGCTGAAGGTGCTCTACCCGACGCTCACGTCCTGGAGCGACCATCCGGCGGCGGTGCTGGAAGGCGACTGGGTGTTGCCCCGCCAGCGGGAGGCCGCGCTGGAGTGGCTCCGCTACCTGCACAGCCGGCCGGTGCAGCAGCGCGCGCTGGCCTTCGGCTTCCGCCCCGCGGACGCGTCCGTGCCGCTGACGTCGCCCGAGGAGAACAACCCGTTCCATCCGCTGTCCGCGCACGGCATCCAGGCGGAGGTGCCTCCCGGGGCGGAGGTGCCGGAGGGCTCGGTGGTCCGCAACCTCCTCACGCTGTGGTCGCGGCGGGTGGGCAGCGCGCGCTCGCCGTAG
- a CDS encoding MBL fold metallo-hydrolase: protein MLFRQLFDTTSSTYTYLLGDEERGTALLIDPVAERVERDLTLMRELGLSLTHVLDTHVHADHVTASGLLRARTGARVVGGAAGAPCADIHVKHGDTLRAGAFTFQVLATPGHTDDSVSYLLGDRVFTGDALLIRGNGRTDFQNGNAGTLYDSITRVLFALPDETLVYPAHDYKGLTVTTIGEEKRHNPRVAGRSREGFIQLMNNLGLPKPKLMDVAVPANRACGLASPDNAQDRHQASATPGQVC, encoded by the coding sequence ATGCTCTTCCGCCAGCTCTTCGACACGACGTCGTCGACGTACACCTATCTGCTCGGGGACGAGGAGCGCGGCACGGCCCTGCTCATCGACCCCGTCGCTGAGCGGGTCGAGCGGGACCTGACGTTGATGCGAGAGCTGGGCCTCTCCCTCACCCATGTGCTGGACACACACGTCCACGCGGACCATGTCACGGCGTCCGGCCTGCTCCGGGCTCGCACGGGCGCCAGGGTGGTGGGCGGCGCGGCCGGGGCACCGTGCGCCGACATTCATGTGAAGCACGGCGACACGCTGCGGGCAGGGGCCTTCACGTTCCAGGTCCTCGCGACACCGGGCCACACGGATGACAGCGTGAGCTACCTGCTGGGCGACCGCGTCTTCACCGGGGATGCCCTGCTCATCCGTGGCAATGGCAGGACGGACTTCCAGAATGGCAATGCCGGCACCCTGTATGACTCCATCACCCGGGTGCTGTTCGCGTTGCCGGACGAGACGCTCGTGTACCCGGCCCATGACTACAAGGGGCTGACGGTGACGACCATCGGCGAGGAGAAGCGGCACAACCCGCGCGTGGCGGGCCGGAGCCGCGAGGGCTTCATCCAGCTCATGAACAACCTGGGCCTGCCGAAGCCCAAGCTGATGGACGTGGCGGTTCCGGCCAACCGTGCGTGTGGACTGGCGTCACCGGACAACGCTCAAGACAGACATCAAGCATCTGCGACTCCAGGGCAGGTCTGTTGA
- a CDS encoding WGR domain-containing protein, producing MRRFEFVEGSSSKFWEPELKGNTFIVTFGRIGTAGQRREKAFADEAGARKEYEKKVAEKLREGYREVTEGGAAEAAPTPAPPPAPKKPELPRRVPAATPTPETVKAAAEALAALRARLGWRSWEVTSRARRARRALRALGGVDPAAHPELAGTFDALMARVVSPGKDGRLPLRHALALLGELDVAAFARAAEVWLAAPDAVPAATQVARQASALGQPELALRLGLLLAERPGQAGAPSEEGWAKRWTRLRPHVEDQLSSRGGSLATWAQSVDASKDTHLAGRLARLGA from the coding sequence ATGCGAAGGTTCGAGTTCGTGGAAGGCTCCAGCTCCAAGTTCTGGGAGCCGGAGCTCAAGGGCAACACCTTCATCGTCACCTTCGGCCGCATCGGCACCGCCGGCCAGCGGCGGGAGAAGGCGTTCGCGGACGAGGCGGGCGCTCGGAAGGAATACGAGAAGAAGGTCGCGGAGAAGCTGCGGGAGGGCTACCGCGAGGTGACGGAGGGCGGCGCCGCCGAGGCCGCGCCCACGCCCGCGCCGCCGCCCGCGCCGAAGAAGCCCGAGCTGCCGCGCCGCGTCCCCGCCGCCACGCCCACGCCCGAAACGGTGAAGGCCGCCGCCGAGGCGCTGGCCGCGCTGCGGGCCCGCCTGGGGTGGCGAAGCTGGGAGGTGACGTCCCGGGCCCGGCGCGCGAGGCGGGCGTTGCGCGCCCTGGGCGGCGTGGATCCGGCGGCCCACCCGGAGCTGGCGGGCACCTTCGACGCGCTGATGGCGCGCGTCGTCTCCCCGGGGAAGGACGGCCGGCTCCCGCTGCGCCACGCGCTGGCGCTGCTGGGCGAACTGGACGTGGCGGCCTTCGCCCGCGCGGCCGAGGTGTGGCTCGCCGCGCCTGACGCCGTCCCCGCTGCGACGCAGGTGGCCCGGCAGGCCTCGGCGCTGGGGCAGCCGGAGCTGGCGCTGCGCCTGGGGCTGCTGCTGGCGGAGCGCCCCGGGCAGGCGGGGGCGCCCTCCGAGGAGGGCTGGGCGAAGCGGTGGACGCGGCTCAGGCCGCACGTGGAGGACCAACTGTCCTCCCGCGGGGGTTCGCTGGCCACCTGGGCCCAGTCGGTGGATGCCTCGAAGGACACGCACCTCGCCGGGCGCCTGGCTCGCCTGGGCGCCTGA
- a CDS encoding GNAT family N-acetyltransferase encodes METQPGDFGPPRDEREMSAVADIMMQSYAMSPADGAAWMQRTTRSDLRLLREGGEVAASLVLIRMGQWYGGRSVPVIGVGGVGVSPVHRGRGTATRLMQHLLREARATGAPLSVLYPATQPLYRRVGYEHAGTRQEIRLQVPSLDFSERTLSLRPIREADTAAIVLSYQRHARHRPGWLDRGDFSWGRVRNMRGEVAQGYLVEGSAGVEGHVYVIRRALKDFKQELFLTDVVAHTPAAARRILSFLGDHRSLATEAFWYGGVDDPLLLLLREQTYSVKLYMHWMVRVLDVASALGARGWSEGLSGALHLEVEDDLFPENQGRFVLEVSEGQARVRRGGEGRLRLHVRELAPLYTGHLSAQALRAMGALHGEEASVRAADSLFAGPPPSLRDMF; translated from the coding sequence ATGGAGACGCAGCCTGGCGACTTCGGACCGCCGCGAGACGAACGTGAGATGTCCGCCGTCGCGGACATCATGATGCAGTCGTATGCCATGTCGCCCGCGGACGGCGCCGCCTGGATGCAGCGCACGACGCGGTCGGACCTGCGCCTCCTGCGCGAGGGCGGCGAGGTGGCGGCCTCGCTCGTGCTCATCCGCATGGGGCAGTGGTACGGCGGGCGCAGCGTGCCCGTCATCGGCGTGGGCGGCGTGGGCGTGTCGCCCGTCCACCGGGGACGCGGCACCGCCACCCGGCTGATGCAGCACCTGCTGCGCGAGGCGCGCGCGACGGGAGCCCCCTTGTCGGTGCTCTACCCCGCGACCCAGCCGCTCTACCGGCGCGTCGGTTACGAACACGCGGGCACGCGGCAGGAGATTCGACTCCAGGTGCCGTCGCTGGACTTCAGCGAGCGGACGCTGTCGCTGCGGCCCATCCGGGAGGCGGACACGGCGGCCATCGTCCTGAGCTACCAGCGCCACGCGCGGCACCGGCCGGGCTGGCTGGACCGGGGCGACTTCTCCTGGGGCCGCGTGCGCAACATGCGCGGCGAGGTGGCGCAGGGCTACCTGGTGGAGGGCAGCGCGGGGGTGGAGGGCCACGTCTACGTCATCCGCCGGGCGCTCAAGGACTTCAAGCAGGAGCTGTTCCTCACCGACGTCGTGGCCCACACCCCCGCGGCGGCGCGGCGCATCCTGAGCTTCCTGGGGGACCACCGCTCCCTGGCCACGGAGGCCTTCTGGTACGGCGGGGTGGATGACCCGCTGCTCCTGCTGCTGCGCGAACAGACGTACTCGGTGAAGCTGTACATGCACTGGATGGTGCGGGTGCTGGACGTGGCCTCCGCGTTGGGAGCGCGCGGCTGGTCGGAGGGGCTCTCCGGCGCGCTGCACCTGGAGGTGGAGGACGACCTCTTCCCGGAGAACCAGGGGCGCTTCGTGCTGGAGGTGTCGGAAGGCCAGGCGCGCGTCCGCCGCGGCGGCGAGGGCCGCCTGCGGCTGCACGTGCGGGAGCTGGCCCCGCTGTACACCGGCCACCTGTCCGCCCAGGCGCTGCGGGCCATGGGCGCGCTGCACGGGGAGGAGGCCTCGGTGCGCGCGGCGGACAGCCTCTTCGCCGGGCCGCCGCCTTCGCTGCGCGACATGTTCTGA
- a CDS encoding glutamine amidotransferase → MNSPTFNAWKLVTLSPLPPWALVLLALGLVLGVLLAAWGVRREPSRGRRVLLWALRVGAGVAALFFLLEPGIRHLQVARMKNRVAVLVDRSASMSFPAEVGGRSRSEEVAAFLEQAAPRLAELQDRFTVELYGFDPELAPVTPEALKSPARAGTTDLLAAVRAAAGAGQGSRKLSGVLLFSDGADNAELKAGVVGRARAALADLNVPVSTFTVGQETLKDVAVEGLKVDDFAFVRNSLTVEVEIHGRGFAGQDIPVVLSQEGKTVASKVVRLESADDVKPVAFTFTPDQTGRFVYTVTVPTFPGEAVADNNTRSFTLKVIRDRVRVLLVVGRPSWDERYLRGLLRQDANVDLVSFYILRTLSDDPGVVNDQRELSLIPFPMEEIFDTKLDTFDVVIFQNFGHSDPSLSIAEYERNLERYVHNGGAFVMIGGDSVLGEGRATMPTLMEALPVVAAGPANLDAFKPRLTPEGLRHPVTGIGMGAASTEAAWAELPPIPGANLTQARPGATVLLDHPHLTVGGKNAPLVAVWDYGRGRSLVMATDASWYWAFAAHKDGSPSRAYDRFWGNALRWLVRDPDLTTLKVTADPPSVEPGRPVGVVVQARLADYQPAQDAQVRVELFSVATQKPVAVQTGTTGTDGVVRLEFEPPAPGPYKLLASARKGETDLGKGEDAVAVRAVGPELSDASVRPELMARIAKETGGKSYSLPRDGLPEVPLLDPPVVEVGRARDQPLWDRWYYLVALIALLGAEWFARRRFGYV, encoded by the coding sequence ATGAACTCCCCCACGTTCAACGCCTGGAAGCTCGTCACCCTCTCGCCATTGCCACCGTGGGCGCTGGTCCTGCTCGCCCTGGGCCTGGTGCTGGGCGTGCTGCTGGCCGCCTGGGGCGTGCGCCGTGAGCCCTCGCGCGGGCGCCGCGTCCTCCTCTGGGCCCTGCGCGTCGGCGCGGGCGTGGCCGCGCTCTTCTTCCTGCTGGAGCCCGGCATCCGTCACCTCCAGGTGGCGCGGATGAAGAACCGCGTCGCGGTGCTGGTGGACCGCTCCGCGTCCATGAGCTTCCCCGCGGAGGTGGGCGGGCGCTCGCGCTCCGAGGAGGTCGCCGCCTTCCTGGAGCAGGCGGCGCCGCGCCTGGCGGAGCTGCAGGACCGCTTCACGGTGGAGCTGTACGGCTTCGATCCGGAGCTGGCGCCGGTGACGCCGGAGGCGCTGAAGTCGCCGGCGCGCGCGGGCACCACGGACCTGCTGGCCGCGGTGCGCGCCGCGGCGGGGGCGGGGCAGGGCTCGCGCAAGCTGTCCGGCGTGCTGCTGTTCAGCGACGGCGCGGACAACGCCGAGCTCAAGGCGGGCGTGGTGGGCCGGGCCCGCGCGGCGCTGGCGGACCTGAACGTCCCCGTCTCCACCTTCACTGTGGGGCAGGAGACGCTGAAGGACGTGGCCGTGGAGGGGCTGAAGGTGGATGACTTCGCCTTCGTGCGCAACTCGCTCACCGTGGAGGTGGAGATTCACGGCCGCGGCTTCGCGGGGCAGGACATCCCCGTGGTGCTGAGCCAGGAAGGCAAGACGGTCGCCAGCAAGGTGGTGCGGCTGGAGTCCGCGGACGACGTGAAGCCCGTGGCCTTCACCTTCACGCCGGACCAGACGGGCCGCTTCGTCTACACCGTGACGGTGCCCACCTTCCCGGGCGAGGCCGTGGCGGACAACAACACCCGCTCCTTCACGCTGAAGGTGATTCGGGACCGCGTGCGCGTGCTGCTCGTGGTGGGCCGGCCCTCGTGGGACGAGCGCTACCTGCGCGGCCTGCTCCGCCAGGACGCCAACGTGGACCTGGTGTCCTTCTACATCCTCCGGACGCTGTCGGACGACCCGGGCGTGGTGAACGACCAGCGCGAGCTGTCCCTCATCCCGTTCCCCATGGAGGAGATTTTCGACACGAAGCTGGACACCTTCGACGTCGTCATCTTCCAGAACTTCGGGCACTCCGACCCGTCGCTCTCCATCGCCGAGTACGAGCGCAACCTGGAGCGCTACGTCCACAACGGCGGCGCCTTCGTGATGATTGGCGGAGACAGCGTGCTGGGCGAGGGCCGCGCCACCATGCCCACGCTGATGGAGGCGCTGCCCGTCGTCGCCGCGGGGCCCGCCAACCTGGACGCCTTCAAGCCGCGCCTGACGCCGGAGGGCCTGCGCCACCCGGTGACGGGCATTGGCATGGGCGCGGCCAGCACGGAGGCCGCGTGGGCGGAGCTGCCGCCCATCCCCGGCGCCAACCTGACGCAGGCGCGCCCCGGCGCCACGGTGCTGCTGGACCACCCGCACCTGACGGTGGGCGGGAAGAACGCGCCGCTGGTGGCGGTGTGGGACTACGGGCGGGGGCGCTCGCTGGTGATGGCCACGGACGCGTCCTGGTACTGGGCCTTCGCGGCGCACAAGGATGGCTCGCCCAGCCGCGCGTATGACCGCTTCTGGGGCAACGCGCTGCGGTGGCTGGTGAGGGACCCGGATTTGACGACGCTGAAGGTGACGGCGGATCCGCCGTCCGTGGAGCCGGGCCGGCCCGTGGGCGTGGTGGTCCAGGCGCGGCTGGCGGACTACCAGCCGGCGCAGGACGCGCAGGTGCGGGTGGAGCTCTTCTCCGTGGCCACGCAGAAGCCGGTGGCGGTGCAGACGGGCACCACGGGGACGGACGGCGTGGTGCGGCTGGAGTTCGAGCCCCCCGCGCCCGGGCCCTACAAGCTGCTGGCCTCCGCGAGGAAGGGCGAGACGGACCTGGGCAAGGGCGAGGACGCGGTGGCCGTGCGCGCCGTGGGCCCCGAGCTGTCGGATGCGTCCGTGCGGCCGGAGTTGATGGCGCGGATCGCCAAGGAGACGGGCGGCAAGTCGTACTCGCTGCCGCGGGACGGCCTGCCGGAGGTGCCGCTGCTGGACCCGCCGGTGGTGGAGGTGGGGCGCGCCAGGGACCAGCCGCTGTGGGACCGCTGGTACTACCTGGTGGCGCTCATCGCGCTGCTGGGCGCGGAGTGGTTCGCGCGCCGGCGCTTCGGCTACGTGTGA
- a CDS encoding ion transporter — translation MSKASEQGPTEGLRGRLHTIIFEAETPAGKAFDVGLLWAILFSIIAVMLESVASIRARYGDVLLGVEWFFTALFTLEYLLRLFSVSRPLRYARSFFGLVDLLALLPTFLSVLIPGAQSLLVIRVLRLLRVFRVLKLTHLLGQAEVLLTALRASRPKITVFLGTVLTIVVIMGALMYVVEGRENGFDSIPRAMYWAIVTVTTVGFGDITPKTVPGQFIASILMVMGYGIIAVPTGIVSVELAAATRHAVDHRACPACGQQGHDLDAQFCKHCGHGL, via the coding sequence GTGTCCAAAGCTTCAGAGCAGGGCCCCACCGAGGGCCTCCGTGGTCGGCTGCACACCATCATCTTCGAGGCCGAGACGCCCGCGGGCAAGGCGTTCGACGTGGGCCTCTTGTGGGCCATCCTCTTCAGCATCATCGCGGTGATGCTGGAGAGCGTCGCGTCCATCCGAGCCCGGTATGGGGACGTGCTGCTCGGCGTGGAGTGGTTCTTCACCGCCCTGTTCACCCTGGAGTACCTGCTCCGGCTCTTCTCCGTGAGCAGGCCGCTGCGTTACGCCCGCAGCTTCTTCGGGCTGGTGGACCTGCTCGCGCTGCTGCCCACCTTCCTGAGCGTGCTGATTCCCGGGGCGCAGTCGCTGCTGGTGATTCGGGTGCTGCGGCTGCTGCGCGTCTTCCGCGTGCTCAAGCTGACACACCTCTTGGGACAGGCGGAGGTGCTGCTCACCGCGCTGCGCGCCAGCCGCCCGAAAATCACCGTCTTCCTGGGCACGGTGCTGACCATCGTCGTCATCATGGGCGCGCTGATGTACGTGGTGGAGGGCCGGGAGAACGGCTTCGACAGCATCCCCCGCGCCATGTACTGGGCCATCGTCACGGTGACGACGGTGGGCTTTGGCGACATCACCCCCAAGACGGTGCCAGGGCAGTTCATCGCGTCCATCCTGATGGTGATGGGCTACGGCATCATCGCGGTGCCCACGGGCATCGTCTCCGTGGAGCTGGCCGCCGCCACGCGGCACGCGGTGGACCACCGGGCGTGCCCTGCCTGCGGCCAGCAGGGGCATGACCTGGATGCCCAGTTCTGCAAGCACTGCGGACACGGGCTGTAG